AGGGGTGGCATTTAAACTGGGACTTGAGAAGTGAGGGGAAAGTATTCTAAGCAGAAGGAACAGCTAAGGCAAGGCCTAGCTGTTCACCTTACTTGTTTTAAATGAGGACTAAATGTAAAAGCTTAGGAATCTGAGGTTTCCTGCACTCAAAAAGTGCCCTCCCAGAAGAGGCTCATGAGACTTCTGCTGTGTCCACAGCACTTCCTTACCAAACATCGGCAGCCGAGCGAAACTAGTATAATTTAATCCTGCTTCgtttttctgtttctcctgaACTGCTGGGGCACAATGAGCACAGACGATACTGGACAGAACTGTATTTGCTCTCTTTCCTCAGAACCAGAAAATAACAGGATGCTACACGTTCTTAATTAAAAGTCATTGACCTCAAACATAATACAATCATCCAGAGaaacttataaaaatttttttctttagtattcaCCATCTACAGAAACACATCTAGGAGGACAAGGAGGGTATTTCTGAAGaaacctttcatttttttctagatgttTTTAAAGCTAGTTATATCCCACAAATGTTCTGAATACTGCAACAACAATCCTTGTTTAAGCTGCCCTAAGAATATCATACTGGATTCACACATCAGACTTTATCCTCAGGACATAAAATCAATGACTGTCAATGGTTGACTGAAATGACTATAATCTCAGAACTCCATAGacatctttcacttttaaaaccaGTTAAAGAACAGTTATTACcattaaattttatcttatttcagTGAATAAACACAAGTGAATTTTATCAACTATAAGCTATATGATGACAAAGACATAGTAGGTTTCGTTTGCTGCTGTTGCCTTGTAATTACTGGGGCTCCAGAAAAAGGTATGGAATGACACTTACCATTAAGAATATCTTCAAATCCAATAGTCTCATCGTTACCCCTCAAAATATCCAGTGAAAGGTTTgagcttggaagaaatggaagacGCTGAACCtttaggaaaagaataaaagagcaAACTTAGAAAtagtagaaaggaaaaaacatacaTGATCACATTTCAGTGTCttcattatttgtaaaattcacaaactaaataaaatacCAATTTAACTGGGGGGGGAGGACaggaatatttttaattcttcataACCTTATTCAAAATATAGACACTGAAATTGAAAGCTTTTACTAATACTTAATAATCCCATCAGGTCTGCACATTATTTGGGACCTTTGCATCTGTCCAGGAAAACCGAAGCATACAATGTGATGAAACACAAAATTCTCGAATCTAACATCATGCTTTGTTTCTAAAACACATGGGACAATCAAATTCCTGAAGAAATTCTGAAGAAATGCACTGAGAGCATTACTTCACTTAATAAACTGATTATTCATTTTGTATGTTGTTCTGTAATGCTCATAGCACAAATACAAGTCATGACCCTTTAAAACAGTAGTGATAACTAGAGATGAAGATCAAAGTTATCTGTGGGCTTTTAAAAACTACAATGCCATTCTGAACTAGTGCTATCTACATTTTCCAATTACTAAATACATGTATTGCAGActggggttcccttgtggctcagctggtaaagaatccgcctgcaatgcaggagacctgggttcgatccctgggttgggaagatcccctggagaagggaaaggctacccactccaatattctggcctggagaattccatggtctgtatagtccatgggggtcacaaagagtcagacatgactggatgacCTTCACTTATACTGCAGACCAGTACCTAAGTACAGTGCAGAAAGCACTGGCTATAGAGTCAGAGGTTCAAACTCTGCTTTCAGTACTGACCAACCCTACGGCCTTGCCTAGTTACCTGATCTGTCTCACCCTGGTTCAACACCTGTGGCACAGGACAGCAGCACCTTTCCCTCACACCTGCAGCACAGTGTGCTATAAAGCACAGCAGTCACTGGCACATACTCAACAAACCTTAATGCAGCCAAaccaaattttccatttttctgttctttgttaGCTATCCAGCAGTCACTGAATCAATGCAGTGTGATATGACAGAATCTAGAGCACAGATGGGGGACAGTTCTTAAACACCTGGAAGGACATTTTCTTCCTGAGCAACATGTGTATTCAGCGATATACAACCTGCCCACTAGACACCTCCACTTGGATATTCCTAGAGGCAGCACAAATTCAAAGTAACTCCTCAGAAGGAGAGAAATATAAAAGTGGACGCCTGTAACTATCCAGACACTGAGCCTCTAATCGAAGGGGTTTCCCATTTCAAAGCTGCTTTTCTCTATGAAGTAGGAATGGAGATCAAATCCTAACAGGGGGAAAGTAGGAGAGGCTGCAGGGAAGAAGAGAAGGTGAGGTTTGTACAGTTTTTACCAAAAAGAAGACTCCTCCCAATCAATTCAGCACACAGATGGGATGCATGCAAACTGACACCTGGAAACCCACCTGCTGCACTGCCTTGAATTCCATCTGCAGTTTTAGTGGTGCAAAAAGACCCTGGATGTTTCTCAGTGTGGAGAAGTTCATCTTGTCTTGGTTGAGCTGGAACTACAAAGACAACACGTAATTTTAAATGTGACATTCTGCTTTCAAAACAATGAGCACTGACATCCAtgtgacacacacatacacagaaccCTTTAGGTGGTCTTCAGGACATCTATACATGTCCTACCTTTGGGAGTGACCTTTCTCCACCTATTTAACTGACTAATATAAGTCTAAAACTTTTCAAATGTCCCCTCTTCTAGAAAGCCTCCCATAGCTTGGCTGCTTCATCTGTGGTCCTCTACAATGCTTCAGGTAGTCCCAATCCACTGCTTATCTTCCCACTAAATTTTCAGCCCCTAAAGGATGGGGATGATGTCATACCCATCTGTGTACGTCCTGTGCCTAGCAGTAACTTGGAAATGAAGGCCTGAAAAAAAGATCCAAGGCTGGAAGGTCGGGCTTGGATATCAATAGCAAAAATGGcaggggaaaaatataaaagaaataaaaaagattaccAAGTGAGGAAATATTATGAGAGGAATGGAGAGGTGGACCAACCTCTAGAAATGTCcataaaaaagacagagaaaaaggtGTAGAAAGGGAGCTTTAGTGAACCAAAGCCTATTCCATAGGATATTGAAAACAAGGCTTCATGTTCTTTATAGTCAAATGCTCAATACCAGAATTGTCTTAATCATGTTATTACTAACATCATTTTTCTACCAgagggtaaaaataaaaacacaggtaacatacttacatttttttctgataattcaaGAGGATGACTGGGCAGAAGTTCATTTTTCACacaagagaaactgaaaataaacatttaaaagggAGGTTATAGATCATTCAATACCTAGGGCTCACACTTATCTATCAGTGCTGTCATACAATGAAATGGCACAGGGAGCTTGAGGCTGATGAACAAACTATTCTGTATGCTGACTGTGGTGGTGACTGTGggaattaatacatattcacaGAACTAcactaagagggaaaaaaaagatcaagTATTCTATATATTGTTGTAAATATATCTATTATAGATCCTGGAGGTCAAGAACTCAATAAACTGGGAAGAACCCTCCAAAAAGTGGTGCTAAGTGATGCTCTGTATCTGGAAGAAACTTCATAGTGTGTGTACTACTATTACTCTGATGATGTGATTCTTTTATTACATAAAGTACCTACATTTCTCCTGTTCATATCTAATGCATATTCAAtagttaatatatttttgataaaCACACACTGAAAAACTTGTTTGAGATTTACCAACTACCTACTATATGCGAAGTACTATATTAGGTGATACATAGCTAGAACCGGGCCACGGGTCCCTATCACTCTCTCTATATAAACATCACCATCTTATTCTCCAACCAGGATTTAAGAGCTGAAAGAAACCTTAGAAATCCTGCAACATCAGTATTTATCAAATATTGTCTTTGTACATATTTGGGAATTTGAAAATGGTCCTGCTCATGGTAATCTTACaatctgagaagaaaaaggagCATTTCGTGTATGTGCAGTGGGAGTGGGGGGAACGGACCAAAACCCAAAACCAAATTACCAGGACTCGGTTAGTGGCTAGCTTATGAATTTGATTATACTATAAACCAAATTATATCTCCAATTCCAAAAGCAATATACTGCATCTTTCAttacaaaatggaaagacaatGAGGCATTATGTCTGCTTCCAGGGACCAATATTAGAATGACATTCTATGACTAAATACCTTctaagtaaatataaaattcaaaatacagtATGTACCCAGTAGGGAGGATATTTGACTAAACAGAAAAAACCATCTGCCAAGAAAAAAGACCAGTACCAGAAAATGAGGCCTaaacatataaaaacataaaggaaaacataaaggGAAGGGGTACAACTGTGCTataactagaaatgaaaaacaagagcAGCTAATACTTACTTACTGCTTTAATGTCACATATTGGTCTAAGTATTTTCCAGGGATTAGctcatttattcttcaaaataaagACAGATGCTATTACTAGCCTTATTTCATAGGTGAGGGCAATGAGACAGAACAGTTAAGTAATCTGCCCATGGACACACATCTAGTAAATAGCAGAGTCATGACCAaaacccagagcccatgctctttaCTGCTATGTTCTAGTACCTCCCAAAGAAAAGTGAACTACTCCCAATTTGCCTTAGTTAATAAGATGAAGAACAAAGGGCTCTCCAAGTTATCAGGAGCAAAAAGAGGAATCCCACCAAATCGTGCTGCCGGCTAATCTCTCCTAGAAGGACACACTTTCTTGGGAACCTGGTACTCTGGTAAAATGCTTCTTCCACTATAGAAACATTTatgcttcctctcctccctccctctagtCTAAAGTATACTACTTgctatcttttaaattaaatacatatttatggcTTGTCAAAAGATTTAAAGAATATTGtgaaaaataattcacatatTATAACAAAGTCACAACTCCCCTACATACCCTTTTCGAAGAAGATCATGACTTTCAAAAGGTCCACTTGCTGACAGCTCAGTAACTGGAATACTGTCCTTTAGCTGAGATCCAAGTCCTCTGGCATTCTACAACACAAATAAAAAACActattatgtattaaaaaaaatgttaacaactCACACTGAACCTCTATGTAAAAATACTGTTTAAGCATCAGAGAAAAGATAAGGTCTCTGCCCTCCAAGAGACTACAGTCTAGGCCATTACTATGAGCCTCAGCATCACATAGAGAGATGCACAAGGTTCAGTGAATAATCTGGAATTTGGGGCAGGAAGGATTCCTGAGCTGAGTGCACTCAGACTGAAAGGCATTCCAGGAAAACAAGAACATGGGTaaaggtataaaaatataaatgaacaagCCACAAGTAGTTTGAGATGATCAGCTAACTGTATGTCTGAGTAGGGCAGAAAGAAAGGCtggtgaaaagaaaaatgaaaaggcttaaatatgcaaagaaattaagattttgttCTGAAATTGAGCACCAGATCATGATCAGATTTACTTTCACTGGGAAGATCCTTTCTTTACGTTGGAATGATGAGCACAGAATGAAAAAAGTTGAGGACAGAATCCTGGAGAGTACCATTCCTTAAGGACAAAGAACAAGGAAAACGGAATTaagaatggacagaagagctagaAGAGAGTGGTCACAGAAGCTAAAGAAAAAACGGAATCTCAGAAAGCGTTTGGTTCCCTTAAGAGGGTGCTACCTGTGAAAAATAAACGCACGTAATCAGGCTGgcctaaataaaaagaaacaaaacgcTAAGATTCACTGTATATGCGGTACTTGTGTTCTGTCACCCTACTCATTTACACTGTAATTTAATCACCAAATATTTATATCTACTATGTGGCAGGTACTCACTCTACTAGATGCTGAAGATACATATCTGGCGTCTAGGGCTTAGTCTAATGAAGAGAGAATATACATGCATAACAAAAATGTAACAAACACAAGATGCTGAGTTTAAACCATCTAGTGCTGAATACAACATCCTtgcaatcctgaagaaaaatgtcaaaaagcTACAAGCAGTTTGGTATTTAGTCTATACTCTTctaggagaaggagaaggcaatggcaccccactccagtactcttgcctggaaaatcccatggatggaggagcctggtgggctgcagtccatggggtcgctaagagtcggacacaactgagggacttcactttcacttttcactttcatgcattggagaaggaaatggcaacccactccagtgttcttgcctggagaatcccagggatgggggagcctggtgggctgccgtctatggggtctcacagagtcggacacgagtgaagcgacttggcagcagcagcaacagcttctAGGAGAAACTACTCTGGGAAATTAGCTTTTCAAATTGCTGTTTTACTTCAATTCGTGCATTTCACTAGGGTCAGGTACTGTAGTTTGTCCAGGGTTTCTCCAATCTACTAATTGCATCCAGGCTCTCACACCTGGATAACTTTAAGAGCACTCTACTGGGTCTTGCTGCCCATAGACGCTTCCATTTTCCAGTTCTACACAGCAAAGTCTGCTTGACATGCAATCTCCTCCAACAAAGCTGggagaaaaccaaaaaacaaacaaaaaatctttcACTGGTTGGTCAATGCCTTTTCAATGTCTGAAAAACAATGTCCAAGGCCCAAAGCCTGGAACTCAAGAACCTGCACAACAGGTTTCAACTCCCCTGAACAGAAGTCACGGTCAATTAGGAAAAGAAGCTGGAATCTAGTGTTTGTCACTAACCTAACAGGTGCCTGTGATGAAGGCACAGAACCTTTCCGGCCCTGCCTACTCATCCTTCCAGGTATCTGAACTCCTACAGGACTAGAGCTGTATGACTGTACCTTCCCAAACGTTATTTCCTACATGCACAGTTCTCCTCCTCCCAGACTGCTTTATTGTAAAGTGACACAAGAAAAGTCTCTTCCAGGCACAAAGAAAGGGGGATTGTGATCTCTGGGTTCTACCCATTATCACTTTGCCAATTCCCTTCTGTAAAATATCGGGATCAGTACATAATGTTTCTAAGAAAGTAGAAGAGGGGAGCAAATCTATGAAAAGTTAACACTAGTTATTTCAgagtgtcttaaaattttttatttagctgtgccagctcttagttgcagcatatgggatctagttccctgaccagggatggaaaaaCCCCCGCCCCCTACATGGATAACAccaagagtcttagccactggaccaccaaggaagtccctctgaGTGTTTATAAAACCTCTTTTCTATGTTCAGCAGTATTTGCCAACagaagtaagtgttagtcgcccagtcatgcccaactctttgggaccccatggactgcagcccaccaggaccctgagtccatgagattttctaggcaaggatactggagtgggttgccattcccttctccagggatcgaacccgggtctcctgcactgcaggcagattctttaccgactgagctacaagggaagcccattcaccAACAGAAGCTTTCTAGATTTGGACTGGTATTAAGAGTCACGGGCAATGACGGACGATTCAGGAAATCTCTACCAAATAGCAAACttttttaagaagaggaaaaaagagaaggggcGAGGGGGGAGGAGGATTCCACTAACAACGCTAACACAGGGGGAGTAACAAGTATATAATTTTACCCCCTCCAACGCCTGACATGCTACAAACTCCCCaaaatgttggcaaagtaaaagcAGAGTGATGGAAAGCCGACCCATAGTTGTGGGTTTGTTATCCAGGCGGTTCCGAGGGTCGAGGGCGGGTGAGGAGTTTGGGGGACGCGACTCCCAAGGGCTAACGGGCGGTGCCCCCACCCCAAGACCGCCGCAACTTTCGGGTTTGCCCCTGCCACCTCGGCGCCGACTCCAGGAAGGGACCGAGGTCGGGGTCGGCTGGTGGGTGGGTAGAGAGAAGAGGAGGTGAAAGAGGAAGAAGCCGAGGCGCGGCTCCCGGTACCAGCGCCGGAGCCCAGCCCGGACGGCCACGAGTACCCCTGAACCCCGTGACTCAACAGATCATGGCGGGAGAGGcgggcttcctcctcctcccgccgCTGCTGAGGGGACGGCAGGAAGGCGGCGGGCTGCTCCTGCGGCCACCGACCCGAGCCCGCCGGCCACTCGGGTCGCCCGGggtatggggggggggggtttcACTCACCATCTTCGACTCGCTCGGCGTACAGACGCTCTCCCCGTGACGGTCAACTGGCCCCGCCGCTCACTTCCGTTTCCGGGCTTGCCCCCCCCAACATCCGCCGGAAGTGCGTCCGTCCGGgcgaaggaaggaaggagggcgCGGGGCGCCGGGAGGGAGCCGCGCAGGGCCGGGGCTCCCACGCTTGAGGTCCCGAGGGACCTGGGGCCAAGGGCGCTGTGAGGGATGTGGGCTGGCGGAGGTTGGGAAGGGGGGGGCTCGGGCCTCTGCTCTCCTCGTCAGCAACCCCGACCGCCGGGGGAGGGGCAGTGTGCTTTGCCAGGTGCGTGGCCCCGTCAGTACAAAATCTCTGAGGTAAATATGACATTTTTTTCCATAAGGATAAGCAAGGCCCAGGTGGGATGAGTGACTAGCCTGCAGCAAGCCTTGAACCCAAAGGTTTTCCCAGTTTCTTtagcttcttttttaatttaagtcaCGTATCGACGTCCTGTTTAGAACCCTGGGCTGAGGCTAGAAATAGAGAAATGAACCGGCTGGTGTGGGTCCTGCGCTACAGCAATAGAGGAGCTCTTGGCGGTGGCCAGGGTGACAGCTAAGTTAAGTATAATTGAGGGcttttattggggcttccctggtagctcagcttttaaaaattcgcctgcaatgcaggagaccccggttcactttctgggtcgggaagatccgctggagaagagataggctacccactccagtattcttgggttctCTTGTGGCCAAGTGGAAGAAAGAGCAGACACCACTGGCTCAGCTTTTGAGGACAGTGGCATCATTTGTGAGAAAGCTAGGTTTCAGCCAGCGCTAAGATGTGCAGATAACTTGGAGCAGAGTAAAAGGTACCAGGAAGTCTTGGTTGCAGCGGACCAGGAAAGTTTGGTTGCACGTTTTCAGGGCCACAATAGCAGAGGAGTACCTGTGTGGAGATGTCAGTTTCTCTCCTTTCTGCCCTTACGTAGCCTATACACACTTTACCATAATCTCTAGCACCCATACTGTTTCCCACAGACTCCTACAATCAGGGGCCATGTCTTACAAATTATCGTATCTGCATTGTAGAACGCACCCactaatgtttattaaatgaaaagtGGAGGGGAAGAATGCATAAATGGATACTTGTGCCTAAGAGGTAAGACTGACTAATATGGTTGGGAAGTAGGCTGGAAGTaggtttggagaattttccagAAGCACCCTTCTGCACCCGGAGCCCAACCTGAAAGCTCAGCACTATAAGCCAAGACCCTAAATCCTTGGCTGGTCCCAATTACGCCCCTTCCCTCAGGACTGTCCTTAACAAAAACTGCCATCCTACCACAGTCTCTACAATTCTGACATCAGCTGACATCAGGAgccacagtgtgtgtgtatgtgtgtgttgtgccCAGCCTTCTCATCGCCTCCAGCTGCAAATTCTGGCTGGGCCTGCTTAGCCTTTCTCCTTCCCAGCCTCTCTGGACACTTCTTAGCCAGGAGGATTCTTTTGAGCTTTGAAATCAGAATGGGGGGATTTGGAGAGAGGCTGGTGCAAGGCTTGATGGCATAGCGATGTTTTCCCTCAGCATTTAAGGTAGAAGAGTGAGCTCTTCGTTGtctgagagagaaaggagggaaagcAATTCATGGAAAaagttaaaacatattttcttcaAGGTAAGTAaaacttcagttgctcagtcgtgtccgactctttgggaccccatggaccacagcacgccaggcctccctgtccatcaccaactcccgaagtttacttaaactcatgtctattgagtcggtgatgccatctaactatctcatcctctgtcgtccccttctcctgccctcaatctttcccagcatcagggtcttttcaaatgagtcagctctttgcatcaggtggccaaaggattggagtttcagcttcagcatcagtccttctgatgaataggatggactggttttatctccttgcaatccaagggactcttaaaagtcttctccaataccacagttcaaaagcatcaattcttcagcactcagctttctttattgtccaattctcacatccatacatgactactggtaaaaccatacctttgactacatggacctttattggcaaagtaatgtgtctactttttaatatgctgtctaggttggtcataactgtccttccaaggagcaagcatcttttaatttcatggctgcagttaccatctgcagattttggagccccccaaaataaagtctgtcactgtttccattgtttccccacctatttgccatgaagtgatgggaccagatgccatgatcttagttttctgaatgttgagttttaagccaactttttcactctctttcactttcatcaagaggctctttagttcttcactttctgccataagggtggtgtcatctgtatatcggAGGTttttgatacttctcctggcaatcttgattccagctttgcttcatccagctcagcgtttctcatgatgtattctacatataagttaaataggcagagtgacagtatacagccttgatgtactcctttcccgatttagaacaagtctgttgttccatgtccagttctaactgttgcttcttgacctgcatacacatttctcaggaggcaggtcaggtggtctggtactcccatctctttaatccAGAGTTCGTTGCAGTCcatactgtcaaaggctttgacatagtcagtaaagcagaagtagaggtatttctggaactctcttgctctttcgatgatccaatggatgttggcaatttgatctctgtttcctctgccttttctaaatccagcttgaacatctggaaattcacggttcatatactgttgaagcctggcttggagaattttgagcattactttgctagtgtctgagatgagtgcaattgtgtggtagtttgagcattctttagcattgcctttcttagagattgaaatgaaaagtgaccttttccagtcctgtggccactgctgagttttccaaatttgctggcatcttgagtgcagcactttgacagcatcatcttttaggatttgaaatagctccactggattccatcaccttcactagctttgtacatagtgatgcttcctaaggcccacttgactttgcattccaggatgtctggctgtaggtgagtgatcacaccatcgtgattatctgagttgtgaagatcttttttgtatagttctgtgtattcttgccacctcttcttaatatcttctgcttctgttaggtccataccatttctgtcctttattgtgcccatctttgcaagaagtgttcccttggtaaaCATCTAAGGT
This genomic window from Bos indicus x Bos taurus breed Angus x Brahman F1 hybrid chromosome 12, Bos_hybrid_MaternalHap_v2.0, whole genome shotgun sequence contains:
- the POMP gene encoding proteasome maturation protein; its protein translation is MNARGLGSQLKDSIPVTELSASGPFESHDLLRKGFSCVKNELLPSHPLELSEKNFQLNQDKMNFSTLRNIQGLFAPLKLQMEFKAVQQVQRLPFLPSSNLSLDILRGNDETIGFEDILNDPSQSELMGEPHLMVEYKLGLL